Proteins encoded in a region of the Streptomyces sp. NBC_01471 genome:
- the ligD gene encoding non-homologous end-joining DNA ligase, whose amino-acid sequence MGAAVELEAGERTVRLSSPDKIYFPERGFTKLDLAQYYIAVGAGITRALRDRPTTLQRYPDGLDGESFYQKRAPKNLPDWIPTGTITFPSGRTADEMCPTEPAAVLWAAQFATFTFHPWPVRRQDPDHPDELRIDLDPQPGTDFTDAVRAAHELRAVLDDFGGLRGWPKTSGGRGLHLFVPIEPRWTFTEVRRAVIACGRELERRMPDRVTTAWWKEERGERIFVDFNQTARDRTIASAYSVRPHPRAQVSAPLRWDEVDSVRPADFDIASMRDRYADLGDVHADMDDRRFRLDALLELADRDERDRGLGDLPYPPEYPKMPGEPKRVQPSRARHDSEHDA is encoded by the coding sequence ATGGGTGCAGCAGTGGAGCTCGAAGCGGGGGAGCGGACGGTACGGCTCTCCAGTCCCGACAAGATCTACTTTCCGGAGCGGGGCTTCACGAAGCTCGATCTCGCCCAGTACTACATCGCGGTCGGCGCGGGCATCACCCGCGCGCTGCGGGACCGGCCCACCACACTCCAGCGCTACCCGGACGGACTGGACGGCGAGTCCTTCTACCAGAAGCGCGCGCCGAAGAACCTCCCGGACTGGATCCCCACCGGCACCATCACCTTTCCCAGCGGCCGTACCGCTGACGAGATGTGCCCCACGGAGCCGGCCGCGGTGCTCTGGGCCGCGCAGTTCGCCACCTTCACCTTCCATCCCTGGCCGGTGCGCCGCCAGGACCCGGACCACCCCGACGAGCTGCGGATCGACCTCGACCCGCAGCCGGGGACCGACTTCACCGACGCCGTGCGCGCCGCCCACGAACTGCGCGCCGTACTCGACGATTTCGGCGGGCTGCGCGGCTGGCCCAAGACGTCCGGCGGCCGTGGACTCCACCTCTTCGTGCCCATCGAACCCCGGTGGACCTTCACCGAAGTGCGGCGGGCCGTCATCGCCTGCGGGCGCGAGCTGGAGCGACGCATGCCCGACCGGGTGACCACGGCCTGGTGGAAGGAGGAGCGGGGCGAGCGCATCTTCGTCGACTTCAACCAGACGGCCCGCGACCGCACCATCGCCTCCGCCTACTCGGTCCGCCCCCATCCCCGCGCTCAGGTCTCGGCGCCGCTGCGCTGGGACGAGGTCGACAGCGTGCGCCCCGCCGACTTCGACATCGCCTCCATGCGGGACCGCTACGCCGACCTCGGCGACGTGCACGCGGACATGGACGACCGCCGCTTCCGCCTCGACGCCCTGCTGGAACTGGCCGACCGGGACGAGCGGGACCGCGGCCTGGGCGACCTGCCGTATCCGCCCGAGTACCCGAAGATGCCGGGTGAGCCCAAGCGTGTGCAGCCGAGCCGTGCCCGGCACGACTCGGAGCACGACGCATGA